One Camelina sativa cultivar DH55 chromosome 3, Cs, whole genome shotgun sequence genomic window carries:
- the LOC104778105 gene encoding probable LRR receptor-like serine/threonine-protein kinase At1g51820: MEGHCVIIATFFLILHIVRAQDPTGFISVDCGSREPPYNEAKTGLTYTSDADLVNNGKTGRVAKEFEPLYDKPTLTLRYFPDGVRNCYNLNVTRDTNYLIKATFVYGNYDGLNVGPNFDLYLGPNLWTTVSTNDAIEEIIHVTKSNSLQVCLVKTGISIPFINVLELRPMKKNMYVTQGGSLKYLFRVYISNSSSRIRYPDDVYDRKWYPLFQNSWTQVTTTLNVNTSITYELPQGVMARAATPLKANETLNITWTVEPPTTQFYSYMHFAELQTLRANDTRELNVTLNGKYTYGPYSPKPLKTETVFDLSPEQCDGGTCILQVVKTLKSTLPPLLNAMEAFTVIDFPQMETNGDDVSGIKNVEDTYGLSRISWQGDPCVPKMFLWDGLNCNNSDNSTPPIITSLDLSSSGLTGIITQAIQNLTHLQELDLSDNNLTGEVPEFLADIKSLLVINLSGNNLSGSIPPSLLQKKGMKLNVEGNRHLVCTTGSCVNKGDDGHKKKSVVVPVIASIASIAVFIGALVLFFILRKKRTSKMEGSDGRSPRSSAPAIVTKNRRFTYSQVEIMTNNFERILGKGGFGIVYHGFVNGTEQVAVKLLSHSSSQGYKQFKAEVELLLRVHHKNLVSLVGYCDEGENLALIYEYMANGDLKEQMSGTRNRFILNWGTRLKIVVESAQGLEYLHNGCKPPMVHRDVKTTNILLNEQFQAKLADFGLSRSFPIEGETHVSTAVVGTLGYLDPEYYRTNWLTEKSDVYSFGIVLLEIITNRPVIDQSREKPHIAEWVGVMLTKGDINSIMDPSLNEDYDSGSVWKAVELAMTCLNPSSSKRPTMSQVVIELNECLASENSRGGASRDMDSKSSIEVSLTFDTEVSPRAR; encoded by the exons ATGGAGGGACATTGTGTCATCATTGCAACCTTTTTTCTGATACTTCATATTGTTAGAGCTCAAGATCCAACCG GATTCATTAGTGTGGATTGTGGTTCTCGTGAGCCTCCATACAATGAAGCCAAAACTGGTTTAACATATACATCAGATGCTGATTTAGTCAACAATGGGAAAACCGGTAGAGTTGCCAAGGAATTCGAACCGCTCTACGATAAGCCGACTTTGACACTAAGATATTTTCCAGATGGAGTACGGAACTGCTACAATCTAAATGTCACCCGCGACACCAACTATCTGATAAAGGCAACATTCGTATATGGAAATTACGATGGTCTTAATGTTGGGCCAAATTTCGACCTTTACTTGGGTCCAAATTTGTGGACAACGGTGAGTACTAATGACGCTATAGAGGAGATCATCCATGTGACCAAATCCAATTCTTTACAGGTGTGTCTTGTTAAGACTGGAATAAGTATAccttttataaatgttttggaGCTACGaccaatgaagaaaaatatgtacGTTACTCAAGGCGGTTCACTGAAGTACTTATTCAGGGTGTACATTAGCAATTCAAGTAGTCGTATAAG GTACCCGGATGATGTCTATGATCGTAAATGGTACCCGCTCTTCCAAAACTCATGGACACAAGTAACTACGACTCTCAATGTAAACACAAGTATTACTTATGAACTACCACAAGGTGTAATGGCAAGAGCTGCAACGCCCCTAAAAGCTAACGAGACCTTGAACATTACATGGACCGTAGAGCCTCCTACAACACAGTTTTACTCCTACATGCACTTTGCCGAGCTTCAGACTTTAAGGGCCAACGATACAAGGGAACTCAATGTGACGCTGAATGGAAAATATACATATGGACCTTATAGTCCTAAACCACTAAAAACCGAAACCGTATTTGACTTAAGCCCGGAGCAATGCGACGGAGGGACATGCATTTTGCAGGTTGTGAAGACGCTGAAATCTACCCTTCCACCTTTACTTAATGCTATGGAGGCTTTCACCGTGATTGATTTCCCTCAAATGGAGACTAATGGCGATGATG TTTCTGGTATCAAGAATGTTGAAGATACTTACGGATTGAGTAGAATCAGTTGGCAAGGAGATCCATGTGTCCCCAAAATGTTTTTGTGGGATGGTCTAAATTGCAACAACTCGGATAATTCTACACCACCAATAATCACTTCCTT aGACTTATCTTCAAGTGGACTAACTGGGATCATCACCCAAGCCATTCAGAATCTAACTCATCTGCAAGAACT GGACTTGTCAGATAATAATTTGACTGGAGAAGTACCTGAGTTTTTAGCTGACATAAAATCACTCTTGGTCAT AAACTTAAGTGGTAATAATCTCAGTGGCTCAATTCCTCCCTCACTTCTTCAGAAGAAAGGAATGAAGTTAAA TGTCGAAGGCAACCGTCATCTTGTTTGCACAACTGGTTCATGTGTGAACAAAGGAGATGATGGACATAAGAAAAAGAGTGTCGTAGTGCCAGTTATTGCATCAATTGCTTCAATAGCTGTTTTTATAGGTGCATTGGTTCTGTTTTTCATTCTTAGAAAGAAAAGGACATCAAAAATGGAAG GTTCAGATGGTAGATCGCCTAGATCATCTGCACCAGCAATAGTGACAAAAAATAGAAGGTTTACTTACTCACAAGTTGAGATAATGACAAATAACTTCGAAAGAATCCTTGGGAAAGGAGGGTTTGGAATCGTTTATCATGGTTTTGTCAATGGCACTGAACAAGTAGCTGTTAAGTTACTTTCCCATTCATCATCTCAAGGATATAAACAATTCAAAGCTGAG GTAGAACTTCTTCTTAGAGTTCATCACAAGAACTTGGTCAGTCTTGTTGGGTACTGTGACGAAGGAGAGAACTTGGCACTTATCTATGAATACATGGCCAATGGAGATCTAAAAGAACAAATGTCAG GAACACGTAACCGCTTTATCTTGAATTGGGGAACAAGACTAAAAATCGTTGTCGAGTCTGCACAAG GACTCGAGTACTTGCATAATGGATGCAAACCACCAATGGTTCATAGAGATGTTAAAACCACAAATATATTGTTAAATGAGCAATTCCAGGCCAAACTTGCTGATTTTGGGCTTTCCAGATCATTCCCAATCGAAGGTGAAACTCATGTGTCAACAGCTGTTGTTGGAACCCTTGGATATCTAGATCCTGA aTACTATAGAACAAATTGGTTGACAGAAAAGAgtgatgtttatagttttggtATTGTATTATTGGAGATTATCACAAACCGACCCGTGATCGACCAAAGTCGCGAAAAGCCACATATAGCAGAATGGGTAGGAGTAATGCTTACAAAAGGAGACATCAACAGCATCATGGATCCTAGTTTAAATGAAGATTATGATTCTGGCTCTGTTTGGAAAGCTGTTGAGCTAGCCATGACTTGTCTAAATCCTTCTTCATCAAAAAGACCAACCATGTCCCAAGTTGTTATTGAATTAAACGAGTGTCTCGCATCTGAAAATTCAAGGGGAGGAGCGAGTAGGGATATGGACTCTAAGAGTTCTATAGAAGTGAGCTTGACCTTTGATACCGAAGTCAGCCCAAGGGCTCGGTAG
- the LOC104778103 gene encoding probable LRR receptor-like serine/threonine-protein kinase At1g51820 isoform X1 encodes MERYFVYVVTFLLILHLVQAQNQTGFISVDCGLSPLASPYNAPETGLTYTSDADLVNSGKTGRVAKEFEPLYDRPTLIMRYFPEGVRNCYNLNVTRDTNYLIKATFVYGNYDGLNVVPNFDLYLGPNLWSTVSSNDTIEEIIHVTNSNSLQVCLVNTGISIPFINMLELRPLKKNMYVTQSGSLKYLFRGYISNSSTRIRFPEDVYDRKWYPLFDNSWTQLTTTLNVNTGITYELPQGVMAKAATPLEANETLNITWTIEPPTQYYSYVHFAELQNLRANDTREFNVTQNGIYTFGPFSPLPLKTASIVNSIPQQCDGGACILQLVKTLKSTLPPILNAIEAFSVIDLPQMEMTLLVLRMFKILTD; translated from the exons ATGGAGAGATATTTTGTGTACGTTGTCACTTTTCTGTTGATACTTCATCTTGTACAAGCTCAAAATCAAACAG GTTTCATTAGTGTGGATTGTGGTTTATCCCCTCTTGCATCTCCTTACAATGCGCCAGAAACGGGTTTAACATATACATCAGACGCTGATTTAGTAAACAGTGGGAAAACCGGTAGAGTTGCCAAGGAATTCGAACCGCTCTACGATAGGCCGACCTTGATTATGAGATATTTTCCAGAGGGGGTACGAAACTGCTACAATCTAAACGTCACCCGCGACACCAACTATTTGATCAAGGCCACATTTGTATATGGAAATTACGATGGTCTTAACGTTGTGCCAAACTTTGACCTTTACTTGGGTCCAAATTTGTGGTCAACGGTGAGTAGCAATGACACTATAGAGGAGATCATCCATGTGACCAATTCCAACTCTTTACAGGTGTGTCTTGTTAACACGGGAATAAGTATACCTTTTATAAATATGTTGGAGCTACGGCCGCTGAAGAAAAATATGTACGTTACTCAAAGCGGTTCACTGAAATACTTATTCCGAGGGTATATTAGCAATTCAAGTACTCGTATAAG GTTCCCGGAGGATGTCTATGACCGTAAATGGTACCCTCTCTTCGACAACTCATGGACACAACTAACTACGACTCTCAATGTAAACACTGGTATTACATATGAACTACCACAAGGTGTAATGGCAAAAGCCGCAACGCCCCTTGAGGCTAACGAGACCTTGAACATCACATGGACAATAGAGCCTCCTACACAGTATTACTCTTACGTACACTTTGCAGAGCTTCAGAATCTAAGGGCTAACGACACAAGGGAATTCAATGTAACACAGAACGGAATATATACTTTTGGACCTTTTAGTCCTCTACCGCTAAAAACCGCATCCATAGTCAACTCGATCCCACAGCAATGCGATGGAGGGGCATGCATTTTGCAGCTTGTGAAGACGCTGAAATCGACCCTTCCACCTATACTTAATGCTATCGAGGCTTTCAGCGTGATTGATTTACCACAAATGGAGATGACG TTGTTGGTATTAAGAATGTTCAAGATACTTACGGATTAA
- the LOC104778104 gene encoding probable LRR receptor-like serine/threonine-protein kinase At1g51820, whose product MERYSSVFIAIFVLILRLAQAQNQTGFISVDCGLSPPESPYNAPQTGLTYASDAGLINSGKTGGIAKEFEPFVDKPALTLRYFPDGVRNCYNLNVTRDTNYLIKATFVYGNYDGLNVDPNFDLYFGPNLWTTVSSNDTMEEIIHVTKFNSLQICLVKTGISIPFINVLELRPLKKNVYATQSGSLKNLFRLYISNSSRRIRFPDDVYDRKWYPLFQNSWTQVTTNLNVNISTRYELPEGVMTTAATPLNANETLNITWTIEPPTTPFYSYIHFAELQSLRANDTREFNVTLDGDNTFGPYSPKPLKTETVQDLTPEQCSGGACLLQLVKTLQSTLPPLLNAIEAFTVIDFPQMETNEDEVAGIKNVQNTYVLNRISWQGDPCVPKQFLWDGLNCNNSDISTPPIISSLDLSSSGLTGVITQGIQNLTNLQYLDLSDNKLTGEIPKFLADIQSLLDINLSGNNLTGSVPLSLLQKKGLKLNVEGNPHLLCTDLCVSKGDVHKKKSITVPIIASIASIAVLIGALAIFFVLKKKTGSKVEGPPTSYVQASDGRSPRSAKPAIVTKNRRFTYSEVMIITNNFQRILGKGGFGIVYHGFVNGTEQVAVKILSHSSSQGYKQFKAEVELLLRVHHKNLVGLVGYCDEGENLALIYEYMANGDLKDHMSGTRNQFISNWGTRLKIVVESAQGLEYLHNGCKPPMVHRDVKTTNILLNEKFDAKLADFGLSRSFPIEGETHVSTVVVGTPGYLDPEYYRKNWLTEKSDVYSFGIVLLEIITNQHVIDHSREKPHIAEWVGEMLTKGDIRNIMDPSLNGDYDSTSVWKAVELAMCCLNSSSARRPTMSQVVFELNECLTCENSRGGAIRDIDSTSSLDVSLTFTTQVSPIAR is encoded by the exons ATGGAGAGATATAGTTCTGTGTTCATTGCCATTTTTGTGCTGATACTTCGTCTTGCTCAAGCTCAAAATCAAACAG GATTTATCAGTGTAGATTGCGGTTTATCCCCTCCCGAGTCACCATACAATGCACCCCAAACCGGTTTAACATATGCATCAGATGCCGGTTTAATAAATAGTGGGAAGACTGGTGGAATCGCCAAGGAATTCGAACCGTTCGTTGATAAGCCGGCTTTGACACTGAGATACTTTCCAGACGGAGTACGAAATTGTTACAATCTAAACGTCACCCGCGACACCAACTATTTGATCAAGGCCACATTTGTATATGGAAATTACGATGGTCTTAATGTCGACCCCAACTTTGACCTTTACTTTGGGCCAAATTTATGGACAACGGTGAGTAGTAATGACACGATGGAAGAGATCATCCATGTGACCAAATTCAACTCTTTGCAGATCTGTCTTGTTAAGACGGGAATAAGTATAccttttataaatgttttggaGCTACGACCATTGAAGAAAAATGTGTACGCTACTCAAAGCGGTTCACTGAAGAACTTATTCAGGTTGTATATTAGCAATTCAAGTCGTCGTATAAG GTTCCCGGATGATGTCTATGACCGTAAATGGTACCCGCTCTTTCAGAACTCATGGACGCAAGTAACTACGAATCTCAATGTAAATATTAGCACTCGTTATGAACTACCAGAAGGTGTAATGACAACAGCCGCAACACCGCTAAACGCTAACGAGACCTTGAACATTACATGGACAATAGAGCCTCCTACTACACCATTTTACTCCTACATTCACTTTGCAGAGCTTCAATCTCTAAGGGCCAATGATACAAGAGAATTTAATGTGACGTTGGATGGAGATAATACATTTGGACCTTATAGTCCTAAACCGCTCAAAACTGAAACCGTACAGGACTTAACCCCCGAGCAATGTAGTGGAGGGGCATGTCTTTTGCAGCTCGTGAAGACGCTGCAATCAACTCTTCCGCCTTTACTTAATGCTATCGAGGCTTTCACTGTGATTGATTTTCCCCAAATGGAGACAAATGAAGATGAAG TTGCTGGTATCAAGAATGTTCAAAACACTTATGTATTGAATAGAATCAGTTGGCAAGGAGATCCATGTGTCCCCAAACAGTTTTTGTGGGATGGTCTAAATTGCAACAACTCCGATATTTCTACGCCACCAATAATTTCTTCCTT AGACTTATCTTCAAGTGGTTTAACTGGGGTCATTACACAAGGAATTCAAAATCTAACCAATCTTCAATACCT GGACTTGTCAGATAACAAATTAACTGGAGAAATACCTAAATTTCTAGCTGACATACAATCACTCTTGGATAT AAACTTAAGTGGTAATAATCTCACTGGCTcggttcctctctctcttctccagAAGAAAGGATTAAAACTaaa TGTTGAAGGCAACCCTCATCTTCTTTGCACAGATTTATGTGTTAGCAAAGGAGATGTACATAAGAAAAAGAGTATCACAGTGCCAATTATCGCATCAATTGCTTCAATAGCTGTTCTTATAGGTGCATTGGcaatattttttgttctcaaaAAGAAAACGGGATCAAAAGTTGAAG GGCCACCAACATCATATGTACAAGCGTCAGATGGTAGATCCCCTAGATCAGCTAAACCAGCAATAGTGACGAAGAATAGAAGATTTACATACTCAGAAGTTATGATAATAACAAATAACTTCCAAAGAATCCTTGGGAAAGGAGGGTTTGGAATTGTTTATCATGGTTTTGTGAACGGCACAGAGCAAGTAGCTGTTAAGATACTCTCTCATTCTTCATCGCAAGGATATAAACAGTTTAAAGCTGAG GTGGAACTTCTTCTTAGAGTTcatcataaaaatttggtaggCCTTGTTGGATACTGTGACGAAGGAGAGAACTTGGCTCTTATTTATGAATACATGGCCAACGGAGATTTAAAAGACCACATGTCAG GAACACGTAACCAGTTTATTTCAAATTGGGGAACTAGACTAAAAATAGTAGTTGAATCTGCCCAAG GACTTGAGTATTTGCATAATGGATGCAAACCACCAATGGTTCATAGAGACgtcaaaacaacaaatatattgCTGAATGAAAAATTTGATGCCAAACTTGCTGATTTTGGGCTTTCGAGATCATTCCCAATCGAAGGTGAAACTCATGTGTCAACAGTTGTTGTTGGAACTCCTGGATATCTCGATCCTGA ATACTACAGAAAAAATTGGTTGACAGAAAAGAgtgatgtttatagttttgggATCGTATTGTTAGAGATTATCACAAACCAACATGTGATCGACCATAGTCGTGAAAAGCCACATATAGCGGAATGGGTTGGGGAAATGCTTACAAAAGGAGACATAAGAAACATTATGGATCCAAGTCTAAATGGAGATTATGATTCCACTTCTGTTTGGAAAGCTGTTGAGCTAGCAATGTGTTGTCTTAATTCTTCTTCAGCTAGAAGACCCACCATGTCTCAAGTTGTTTTTGAATTAAATGAGTGTTTGACATGTGAAAATTCAAGGGGAGGAGCGATTCGAGACATTGACTCAACAAGTTCTTTAGACGTAAGCTTGACCTTTACTACCCAAGTGAGCCCAATAGCTCGGTAG
- the LOC104778103 gene encoding probable LRR receptor-like serine/threonine-protein kinase At1g51820 isoform X2 yields the protein MERYFVYVVTFLLILHLVQAQNQTGFISVDCGLSPLASPYNAPETGLTYTSDADLVNSGKTGRVAKEFEPLYDRPTLIMRYFPEGVRNCYNLNVTRDTNYLIKATFVYGNYDGLNVVPNFDLYLGPNLWSTVSSNDTIEEIIHVTNSNSLQVCLVNTGISIPFINMLELRPLKKNMYVTQSGSLKYLFRGYISNSSTRIRFPEDVYDRKWYPLFDNSWTQLTTTLNVNTGITYELPQGVMAKAATPLEANETLNITWTIEPPTQYYSYVHFAELQNLRANDTREFNVTQNGIYTFGPFSPLPLKTASIVNSIPQQCDGGACILQLVKTLKSTLPPILNAIEAFSVIDLPQMETSNFTVVGIKNVQDTYGLTRISWQGDPCVPKLFLWDGLNCNSSDISTSPIITSLDLSSSGLSGIITQAIMNLIHLQKLDLSGNNLTGDIPAFLADIKSLLVINLSGNNLSGSVPPSLLQKKGMKLNVKGNPHLVCTAGSCVNKGDDGHKKKSVIVPVIASIVSIAVLIGALVLFFILKKKRSPKVEGPPPSYMQASDGRSPRSSEPAIVAKNRRFTYSQVVIMTNNFQRILGKGGFGFVYHGFVNGTEQVAVKILSHSSSQGYKQFKAEVELLLRVHHKNLVGLVGYCDEGVNLALIYEYMANGDLKEHMSGTRNRFILNWGTRLKIVLESAQGLEYLHNGCKPPMVHRDVKTTNILLNEHFQAKLSDFGLSRSFPIEGETHVSTVVAGTPGYLDPEYYRTNWLTEKSDVYSFGIVLLEIITNQPVIDKIRVKPHIAEWVGVMLTKGDIKSIMDPSLNEDYDSASVWKAVELAMGCLNPNSVRRPTMSQVVVELNECLASENARGGASRDMESKSSIELSLTFETEVSPTAR from the exons ATGGAGAGATATTTTGTGTACGTTGTCACTTTTCTGTTGATACTTCATCTTGTACAAGCTCAAAATCAAACAG GTTTCATTAGTGTGGATTGTGGTTTATCCCCTCTTGCATCTCCTTACAATGCGCCAGAAACGGGTTTAACATATACATCAGACGCTGATTTAGTAAACAGTGGGAAAACCGGTAGAGTTGCCAAGGAATTCGAACCGCTCTACGATAGGCCGACCTTGATTATGAGATATTTTCCAGAGGGGGTACGAAACTGCTACAATCTAAACGTCACCCGCGACACCAACTATTTGATCAAGGCCACATTTGTATATGGAAATTACGATGGTCTTAACGTTGTGCCAAACTTTGACCTTTACTTGGGTCCAAATTTGTGGTCAACGGTGAGTAGCAATGACACTATAGAGGAGATCATCCATGTGACCAATTCCAACTCTTTACAGGTGTGTCTTGTTAACACGGGAATAAGTATACCTTTTATAAATATGTTGGAGCTACGGCCGCTGAAGAAAAATATGTACGTTACTCAAAGCGGTTCACTGAAATACTTATTCCGAGGGTATATTAGCAATTCAAGTACTCGTATAAG GTTCCCGGAGGATGTCTATGACCGTAAATGGTACCCTCTCTTCGACAACTCATGGACACAACTAACTACGACTCTCAATGTAAACACTGGTATTACATATGAACTACCACAAGGTGTAATGGCAAAAGCCGCAACGCCCCTTGAGGCTAACGAGACCTTGAACATCACATGGACAATAGAGCCTCCTACACAGTATTACTCTTACGTACACTTTGCAGAGCTTCAGAATCTAAGGGCTAACGACACAAGGGAATTCAATGTAACACAGAACGGAATATATACTTTTGGACCTTTTAGTCCTCTACCGCTAAAAACCGCATCCATAGTCAACTCGATCCCACAGCAATGCGATGGAGGGGCATGCATTTTGCAGCTTGTGAAGACGCTGAAATCGACCCTTCCACCTATACTTAATGCTATCGAGGCTTTCAGCGTGATTGATTTACCACAAATGGAGA CATCAAACTTTACAGTTGTTGGTATTAAGAATGTTCAAGATACTTACGGATTAACTAGAATCAGTTGGCAAGGAGATCCATGTGTCCCCAAACTGTTTTTGTGGGATGGTCTAAATTGCAACAGCTCTGATATTTCTACGTCACCAATAATCACTTCCTT AGACTTATCTTCAAGTGGATTAAGTGGGATCATCACGCAAGCCATTATGAATCTAATTCACTTGCAGAAACT GGACTTGTCAGGTAACAACTTGACTGGAGATATACCTGCGTTTCTAGCTGACATAAAATCACTCTTGGTCAT AAACCTAAGTGGTAATAATCTCAGTGGCTCAGTTCCTCCCTCACTTCTTCAGAAGAAAGGAATGAAATTAAa TGTTAAAGGCAACCCTCATCTTGTTTGCACAGCTGGTTCATGTGTGAATAAAGGAGATGATGGACATAAGAAAAAGAGTGTCATAGTGCCAGTTATTGCATCAATTGTTTCAATAGCTGTTCTTATAGGTGCAttggttctgttttttattcttaaaaagaaaaggtcACCAAAAGTTGAAG GGCCACCACCATCGTATATGCAAGCATCAGATGGTAGATCGCCTAGATCATCGGAACCGGCAATAGTGGCAAAAAATAGAAGGTTTACTTACTCACAGGTTGTGATAATGACAAATAACTTTCAAAGAATCCTTGGGAAAGGAGGGTTTGGATTTGTTTATCATGGTTTTGTGAACGGTACTGAACAAGTAGCTGTTAAGATACTCTCCCATTCATCATCTCAAGGATATAAACAATTCAAAGCTGAG GTAGAACTTCTTCTAAGAGTTCATCACAAAAACTTGGTCGGTCTTGTTGGATACTGCGACGAAGGAGTGAACTTGGCTCTTATCTATGAATACATGGCGAATGGAGATCTAAAAGAACATATGTCAG GAACACGCAACCGGTTTATTTTGAATTGGGGAACTAGACTTAAAATAGTCCTTGAGTCTGCACAAG GACTTGAGTATTTGCATAATGGATGCAAACCACCAATGGTTCATAGAGATGTCAAAACCACAAATATATTGTTGAATGAGCACTTCCAAGCCAAACTTTCTGATTTTGGGCTTTCAAGATCATTTCCGATAGAAGGTGAAACTCATGTGTCAACAGTTGTTGCCGGTACTCCTGGATATCTCGATCCTGA ATACTATAGGACAAATTGGTTGACAGAAAAGAgtgatgtttatagttttgggATTGTATTGTTAGAGATCATCACAAACCAACCTGTGATCGACAAAATCCGTGTAAAGCCTCATATAGCAGAATGGGTAGGAGTAATGCTTACAAAAGGAGACATCAAAAGCATTATGGATCCTAGTCTTAATGAAGATTATGACTCTGCTTCTGTTTGGAAAGCTGTTGAACTAGCAATGGGTTGTCTAAATCCTAATTCTGTGAGAAGACCGACCATGTCCCAAGTTGTTGTTGAATTAAACGAGTGTCTGGCATCTGAAAATGCAAGGGGAGGAGCGAGTCGGGATATGGAATCAAAGagttctatagaattgagcttgACCTTCGAAACCGAAGTGAGCCCAACGGCTCGGTAG